In the genome of Triticum urartu cultivar G1812 chromosome 5, Tu2.1, whole genome shotgun sequence, one region contains:
- the LOC125556044 gene encoding putative pumilio homolog 8, chloroplastic, with protein sequence MALELRLAPAAEEEERRLSEEDELLFQDIAREVGRLGIRETEVEAQGRRQEDAAAADGLLPLPAVPERPGQQGGLYRPPLSVTRVLSLVVQEAGPVPPPPPTGVPGGRRVLDEWHFPGDHLGRGRAPVHQNFRAAGSVPPRATWSGDAYARARAFPGRAASTQLVEDIVLFLAKNEQTVLNMLFWGAPEDADAVAAVIVQHAVPLIESSHGTRLLVVVLSRCNHMLQEAIVARITRDHKKFFKICAARSGEVVSMINSCISEKSLELLRDAIVPWVTPFMMARLVTDSSRLMVVHALVQCVPHPYFAEFIFDAVATNCLALAIHPHGVSLLQSCLEHVGWTEKDNVLSKVSCCSTDLAQNRFGNYIVQYVLKQRNPSYLAIIASRFRSNYVTLSRQRYSSNVVETCLEVFNDRDRSNIVHELIRYHPFRDLVSDEFANYVISRALTTCKVPLRDRLATAILSLQNVNRRHPHCLKMFNTLSELGYRY encoded by the exons ATGGCTTTGGAGCTGCGGCTGGcgccggcggcggaggaggaggagaggcgCCTGTCCGAGGAGGACGAGCTACTGTTCCAGGACATCGCGAGGGAGGTGGGGCGGCTCGGCATCCGCGAGACCGAGGTTGAGGCCCAGGGGCGGCGCCAGGAGGACGCGGCCGCGGCGGACGGCCTCCTCCCACTTCCGGCGGTTCCTGAGCGCCCTGGGCAGCAGGGGGGCCTGTACCGGCCTCCCTTATCCGTGACGAGGGTTCTGTCGCTCGTGGTGCAGGAGGCCGGCCcggtgccgccgccgccgccgacgggGGTACCCGGCGGCCGTAGGGTGCTCGACGAATGGCACTTCCCGGGCGATCATCTCGGCCGCGGTCGCGCCCCTGTCCACCAGAACTTCCGCGCCGCGGGATCCGTGCCGCCGCGCGCCACCTGGTCTGGCGACGCGTACGCCCGCGCAAGGGCGTTTCCTGGGCGCGCCGCCAGCACACAGCTGGTCGAGGACATCGTCCTGTTTCTCGCCAAGAACGAGCAAACGGTGCTCAACATGCTGTTCTGGGGAGCCCCCGAGGACGCGGACGCCGTGGCAGCGGTGATAGTCCAGCACGCCGTCCCTCTCATCGAGAGCAGCCACGGGACCCGCCTGCTCGTTGTCGTCCTCAGCCGCTGCAACCATATGCTCCAGGAAGCGATCGTCGCTAGAATCACTCGAGACCACAAGAAGTTTTTCAAGATTTGTGCTGCGAG GTCAGGTGAGGTGGTGAGCATGATCAATTCCTGCATATCCGAGAAATCACTGGAGCTTCTGAGAGATGCAATCGTGCCATGGGTGACTCCGTTTATGATGGCTCGCCTTGTAACGGATTCGAGTAGACTCATGGTGGTGCATGCCTTGGTGCAGTGTGTTCCTCATCCATACTTTGCTGAG TTTATTTTTGATGCTGTTGCTACGAACTGCTTAGCACTTGCTATTCATCCGCATGGAGTGTCCCTCCTGCAAAGTTGTCTGGAGCATGTCGGATGGACAGAAAAGGATAATGTTTTATCAAAAGTCTCTTGTTGCAGCACCGATCTTGCTCAAAATCGTTTTGG AAACTACATTGTTCAGTACGTCCTGAAACAAAGAAACCCATCGTACTTGGCAATTATCGCATCCCGCTTCAGGTCTAATTATGTGACACTCTCAAGACAAAGATATAGCAGCAATGTGGTTGAAACGTGCCTAGAAGTTTTTAATGACAGAGATCGATCTAACATTGTTCATGAATTGATTCGGTATCATCCCTTCAGAGATTTAGTGTCAGATGAGTTTGCTAATTATGTCATCTCTAGAGCCCTTACAACCTGCAAG GTTCCTCTTCGGGATCGATTGGCCACTGCTATCCTTTCCCTTCAAAATGTCAATCGCCGTCACCCTCATTGTCTGAAGATGTTCAACACACTTTCTGAGCTTGGCTACAGATATTGA